In Mobula hypostoma chromosome 11, sMobHyp1.1, whole genome shotgun sequence, the following are encoded in one genomic region:
- the spty2d1 gene encoding protein SPT2 homolog isoform X2: MNYSDVLDVGMLSNPDLEDRRRKEELFAKRVALKHDRKARAMATRTKDNFRGYNGIPVDQKGKKRTCDDEGKEQRMDDNNEDYYEGEQAEYEMSEAEYSEGSEEFVEHWDERASKQHYRQPEVAVKQLKHQHREPERPAREPKKLYRKPDEVAKVPEQAHNKAKVSQVPKKPPMNFTDLLKLAEKKQFEPVELKPLKKVEEKLYTAEELKELEFLERKRQKQNDKMKSEKVVPFSHPTSSSKKEPSIKGNKSINIAQGSGEKNTLSRENSSKSVPRFSKKPKMSSSERLPPTPSHKAPAQEKSKSSLGTGYSTSKAPGSGSSVKTSINVSAKSGSSFQTPSKALKPGSNGSHSALSSKHTQKKINRPMSSGKVDNVSTRHERTESSSLNSKSASSSAPERPKASSGSSQKQTSSANKLGQSRPSSASNSRPPCAGASNSTQSKERISGTLRPNSGSLQSKTTNASGSMRPGNTLAVPGRHGNAPSPGTGRPGSGAAESKPKCTVVSETISSKNFPSRPSNGQMINRRPPPTGHRPMMHPPGNPIRSAGPISYKRRLDDDEDDEYDSEMDDFIDDAGEPQDEISKHIREIFGYDRTKYKDESDYALRFIESSWKEQQKEEAKSLRLGLMEDAEEMRKEEELKKRARAKKQKL; this comes from the exons ATGAACTATTCAGATGTTCTGGATGTCGGAATGCTGAGTAACCCAG ATTTGGAAGACCGGCGGCGGAAAGAGGAGCTATTTGCAAAACGAGTTGCACTAAAGCATGACCGTAAGGCTAGAGCAATGGCTACTCGGACAAAGGACAATTTCAGAGGTTATAATGGTATTCCTGTGGATCAGAAAGGCAAAAAGAGGACTTGTGATGATGAGGGGAAAGAACAAAGAATGGATGACAACAATGAGGATTACTATGAAGGGGAACAGGCTGAATATGAAATGTCAGaagcagaatattctgaaggttCTGAGGAGTTTGTAGAGCATTGGGATGAGAGAGCAAGTAAACAGCATTACAGACAGCCTGAGGTAGCAGTTAAACAGCTGAAACATCAACACAGAGAGCCAGAGAGACCAGCTAGGGAACCCAAAAAACTGTATAGAAAACCTGATGAGGTGGCAAAAGTACCTGAACAAGCTCATAACAAGGCTAAAGTATCCCAGGTTCCAAAGAAGCCACCAATGAACTTCACAGATCTCCTGAAGCTGGCTGAGAAGAAACAGTTTGAGCCGGTGGAGCTTAAGCCACTTAAAAAGGTGGAGGAGAAGCTATATACAGCAGAAGAACTAAAAGAACTTGAATTTTTAGAGCGCAAACGACAAAAACAGAATGACAAAATGAAATCTGAGAAAGTGGTCCCGTTTTCACATCCAACCAGCTCATCAAAGAAAGAACCTTCAATTAAAGGTAACAAAAGCATAAACATAGCACAAGGCTCAGGAGAGAAAAATACCTTATCCAGAGAGAATAGCTCAAAGTCTGTCCCTAGATTTAGCAAAAAACCAAAAATGTCATCTAGTGAAAGATTACCTCCTACACCATCTCACAAGGCACCAGCTCAAGAAAAGTCCAAGTCTTCATTAGGGACTGGCTATTCTACCTCTAAAGCACCTGGTAGTGGTAGTAGTGTGAAAACTTCAATAAATGTTTCAGCAAAATCAGGAAGTAGCTTTCAAACACCAAGCAAAGCTTTGAAACCTGGATCCAATGGAAGCCATTCTGCGTTGTCTTCAAAACACACCCAAAAGAAAATTAATAGACCTATGTCTTCTGGGAAAGTTGATAATGTTTCCACAAGACATGAAAGGACAGAATCTTCAAGTCTGAACTCCAAAAGTGCGAGTAGTTCAGCTCCTGAGCGACCCAAAGCTTCCTCTGGCTCTAGCCAAAAGCaaacaagtagtgcaaacaaATTGGGCCAGTCGAGGCCCAGTAGTGCGAGTAATTCTAGGCCGCCTTGTGCAGGTGCTTCAAACTCCACACAATCAAAAGAGAGAATTTCAGGTACTCTAAGGCCTAACTCTGGGTCTCTGCAATCAAAAACCACAAATGCCTCTGGATCAATGAGACCTGGAAATACTTTGGCTGTGCCTGGCCGACATGGGAATGCTCCAAGTCCTGGAACTGGACGACCTGGAAGTGGAGCTGCAGAATCAAAACCCAAATGTACTGTGGTATCAGAAACAATATCATCAAAGAACTTTCCTTCAAGGCCCAGCAATGGACAGATGATCAACAGGAGACCACCGCCAACAGGGCATAGACCAATGATGCACCCGCCAG GAAATCCTATAAGGTCAGCTGGTCCTATATCATATAAACGACGACtggatgatgatgaagatgatgagtATGACTCAGAAATGGACGATTTTATTGACGATGCTGGGGAACCACAAGATGAAATCTCAAAGCACATCAGGGAAATCTTTGGATATGATCGCACCAA